One window of Inquilinus sp. Marseille-Q2685 genomic DNA carries:
- a CDS encoding transketolase, translating into MLDPKPSIVLDPVPDPARVAAADGAERARLLAGAAAEIRASVLRMIGQAGLGHVGGDLSVTDILATLFFGVLDLDPADPTRPDRDRFILSKGHCAAALYSTLALRGFIPADLLGSFMKPLSALNGHPNRRKVPGVEANTGPLGHGLPIAVGSAIAARLSGKPWRTFVVLGDGELQEGSNWEAAMSAGHRGLDNLTAVVDRNRLQQGARTEDTNRLEPLADKWRAFGWEAIELDGHDHAALWAAFTAAPADKPRCVIARTIKGKGVSFMEDRVEWHHKVPSPAQIEQALIEVAR; encoded by the coding sequence GTGCTCGACCCCAAGCCCTCAATCGTCCTGGACCCGGTCCCCGACCCGGCGCGCGTCGCCGCGGCGGACGGGGCCGAGCGGGCGCGCCTCCTGGCCGGGGCGGCGGCGGAGATCCGCGCCTCCGTGCTGCGCATGATCGGGCAGGCCGGCCTCGGCCATGTCGGCGGCGACCTGTCGGTGACCGATATCCTGGCGACGCTGTTCTTCGGCGTGCTCGACCTCGATCCTGCCGACCCGACGCGGCCCGACCGCGACCGCTTCATCCTCAGCAAGGGCCATTGCGCCGCCGCGCTGTACAGCACGCTGGCGCTGCGCGGCTTCATCCCGGCGGATCTGCTCGGCAGCTTCATGAAGCCGCTCTCGGCGCTGAACGGCCATCCGAACCGGCGCAAGGTGCCTGGGGTCGAGGCGAACACCGGCCCCCTCGGCCACGGCCTGCCGATCGCCGTCGGCTCCGCCATCGCGGCCCGGCTGTCGGGGAAGCCCTGGCGCACCTTCGTCGTGCTCGGCGACGGCGAGCTGCAGGAGGGCAGCAACTGGGAGGCCGCGATGTCGGCCGGCCATCGCGGGCTCGACAACCTCACGGCCGTCGTCGACCGCAACCGCCTGCAGCAGGGTGCCCGCACCGAGGACACCAACCGGCTGGAGCCGCTGGCCGACAAGTGGCGCGCCTTCGGCTGGGAGGCGATCGAGCTGGACGGCCACGACCACGCCGCGCTGTGGGCCGCCTTCACCGCCGCGCCGGCGGACAAGCCGCGCTGCGTCATCGCCCGCACGATCAAGGGGAAGGGCGTGTCCTTCATGGAAGACCGCGTCGAGTGGCACCACAAGGTGCCGTCGCCGGCGCAGATCGAGCAGGCCCTGATCGAGGTGGCCCGATGA
- a CDS encoding transketolase family protein: MSADVVAKAGTFDCRKAFAETLTELARTDRRIVAVCNDSVGSSNLTGFAAEFPDRLVNVGIAEQAMVGVAAGLANGGFVPFVCAASPFLTGRALEQIKADAAYSQYPMVLCGMSPGMAYGELGPTHHSIEDLAWTRAIPELTVMVPADPAQTRAAVCWAAGAGRPVFLRIGRFPVPEVTPPGAAFDEGATQQLRAGGDVTLVATGTMVSRALEAAELLAGEGVEARVLNVATLKPLDPEPLLRAAAETGRIVTVEEAVVQGGLGGAVAEVVSQARPVPMRILGVTGFAPTGSAAFLLDHFGLNPAGIAAAARELVA; this comes from the coding sequence ATGAGCGCCGATGTCGTCGCCAAGGCCGGCACCTTCGACTGCCGCAAGGCCTTTGCCGAGACGCTGACCGAGCTGGCGCGGACCGATCGGCGCATCGTCGCCGTGTGCAACGATTCCGTCGGCTCCAGCAACCTGACCGGCTTCGCCGCCGAGTTCCCCGACCGGCTGGTCAATGTCGGCATCGCCGAGCAGGCCATGGTCGGGGTCGCCGCCGGCCTGGCCAATGGCGGCTTCGTACCCTTCGTCTGCGCCGCCTCGCCCTTCCTGACCGGCCGGGCGCTGGAGCAGATCAAGGCCGACGCGGCTTACAGCCAGTATCCGATGGTGCTGTGCGGCATGAGCCCGGGCATGGCCTATGGCGAGCTCGGGCCGACCCATCATTCGATCGAGGACCTGGCCTGGACCCGGGCGATCCCGGAGCTGACGGTGATGGTGCCAGCCGACCCGGCCCAGACCCGCGCGGCGGTGTGCTGGGCCGCAGGCGCCGGACGCCCGGTGTTCCTGCGCATCGGCCGCTTCCCGGTGCCGGAGGTGACGCCGCCCGGCGCCGCGTTCGATGAAGGCGCGACGCAGCAGCTGCGCGCCGGCGGCGACGTCACGCTGGTGGCGACCGGGACCATGGTGTCGCGGGCGCTGGAGGCGGCGGAGCTTCTGGCCGGCGAAGGGGTTGAGGCCCGAGTGCTGAACGTCGCCACCCTCAAGCCGCTGGACCCCGAGCCGCTGCTGCGCGCCGCGGCCGAGACCGGCCGCATCGTCACCGTCGAGGAGGCTGTGGTGCAGGGCGGCCTCGGCGGCGCCGTGGCCGAGGTGGTGTCGCAGGCGCGGCCGGTGCCGATGCGCATCCTCGGCGTCACCGGCTTCGCCCCGACCGGCAGCGCCGCCTTCCTCTTGGACCATTTCGGGCTGAACCCGGCCGGCATCGCTGCCGCCGCCCGCGAGCTGGTGGCCTGA
- a CDS encoding glycerol kinase: MSFVLAIDQGTSSTKALLVDAAGAVVARGSAPLGETHPKPGWVEQDPAAIRDSVRAAVAACLEGRDPKSVAAVGFSTQRESLLMWDRRTGAALSPLISWQDQRTGALCEALRSPESERLARERSGLPLDPMFSAAKAKWLLDTLDPDRVRARAGEICLGTVDAWLLSRFGGEAVTEAGNASRTQLLDVRRAAWDPDLMDLFGVPEAALPRVVSSIGPFPAVRGLDPLPDGVPVAAVLGDSHAALFAHGAFAPGQIKATMGTGSSVMGLIDRAEALDPGLCLTIAWSVDGRPALAAEGNIRSAGSTLRWAAELLGLSTQDLADLAADASSDGVYLVPGFNGLGAPWWDLNAVGLLAGFTLGTGRAAVARAALESIPHQIADVVEAIDRSVGQVRALHVDGGPTRNPVLMQALADLAGCEVLRSDTAELSALGAAHLAGLGAGIWDWDGLAALLRDRHGFAPAMPAERRRAERDGWRRAVRRASGTPPETAGR, from the coding sequence ATGAGCTTCGTCCTCGCCATCGACCAGGGCACCAGCTCCACCAAGGCGCTGCTGGTCGATGCCGCGGGCGCGGTGGTGGCGCGGGGCTCCGCGCCGCTGGGCGAGACGCATCCGAAGCCGGGCTGGGTCGAGCAGGACCCGGCCGCGATCCGGGACAGCGTGCGCGCCGCCGTCGCCGCCTGCCTGGAGGGGCGGGACCCGAAGTCGGTCGCGGCGGTCGGCTTCAGCACCCAGCGCGAATCCCTGCTGATGTGGGACCGCCGCACCGGCGCGGCGCTGTCGCCGCTGATCAGCTGGCAGGACCAGCGCACCGGCGCGCTGTGCGAGGCGCTGCGCTCGCCCGAGTCCGAGCGGCTGGCGCGAGAGCGCAGCGGCCTGCCGCTCGACCCGATGTTCTCGGCCGCCAAGGCGAAATGGCTGCTCGACACGCTCGACCCGGACCGGGTGCGGGCCAGGGCCGGGGAGATCTGCCTCGGCACGGTCGATGCCTGGCTGCTCAGCCGCTTCGGCGGGGAGGCGGTGACCGAGGCCGGCAACGCCTCGCGCACCCAGCTGCTGGATGTCCGCCGCGCCGCCTGGGACCCCGACCTGATGGACCTGTTCGGCGTGCCGGAGGCGGCGCTGCCCCGCGTCGTGTCCTCGATCGGGCCGTTCCCGGCCGTCCGCGGCCTCGACCCGCTGCCGGATGGCGTGCCGGTGGCGGCGGTGCTCGGCGATTCCCATGCGGCGCTGTTCGCCCATGGCGCCTTCGCCCCGGGCCAGATCAAGGCGACGATGGGCACAGGATCCTCCGTCATGGGGCTGATCGACCGGGCCGAGGCGCTGGACCCGGGCCTGTGCCTGACCATCGCCTGGTCGGTCGACGGCCGTCCGGCCCTGGCGGCGGAAGGCAACATCCGCTCGGCCGGGTCGACCCTGCGCTGGGCGGCGGAGCTGCTGGGCCTGTCGACCCAGGACCTGGCCGATCTCGCGGCGGACGCTTCCAGCGACGGCGTCTACCTGGTGCCCGGCTTCAACGGCCTCGGCGCGCCGTGGTGGGACCTGAACGCGGTCGGCCTGCTGGCCGGCTTCACCCTCGGCACCGGCCGGGCGGCGGTCGCCCGCGCGGCGCTGGAATCAATCCCGCACCAGATCGCGGATGTGGTGGAGGCGATCGACCGCAGCGTCGGGCAAGTCCGGGCGCTGCATGTCGATGGCGGGCCGACCCGCAACCCGGTGCTGATGCAGGCCCTGGCCGACCTCGCCGGCTGTGAGGTGCTGCGGTCGGACACGGCCGAGCTGTCGGCCCTCGGCGCGGCGCATCTCGCTGGCCTCGGCGCCGGGATCTGGGACTGGGACGGTCTCGCGGCGCTGCTGCGCGACCGGCACGGCTTCGCCCCGGCGATGCCGGCGGAGCGGCGCCGGGCCGAGCGGGACGGCTGGCGGCGGGCGGTGCGGCGCGCCTCCGGCACGCCGCCGGAGACGGCGGGGCGCTGA
- a CDS encoding ABC transporter permease has protein sequence MEARIDRPATRTILPRISLTSGAQGPLIGLILLCVIFSFASDHFLSVRNGLNVLDQVTVLGILAIGMTAVIVIGGIDLSVGSVLALSMMVMGWLARDMELPMALAILLGIGAGALCGLASGLLITLARLPAFIATLTMMSVARGLANILTDGTQIVGYPDWFTALATVRNFGFLSLTVALFLVLVAVSWLYLTFRPSGRNLYAIGGSREVARLAGIHVGRVTIAVYAAAGALAGVAGMALASRLDSSQPSAGLGYELDTIAAVVIGGASLSGGVGSIGGTVVGVLIIGVLRNGLNLLGVSPFVQQVVIGLVIAAAVTFDTLGRRNR, from the coding sequence ATGGAAGCGCGCATCGACCGACCGGCCACCAGGACGATCCTCCCACGGATCAGCCTGACCAGCGGCGCCCAGGGCCCGCTGATCGGCCTGATCCTGCTGTGCGTGATCTTCTCCTTCGCCTCGGACCATTTCCTGTCGGTCCGCAACGGCCTCAATGTGCTGGACCAGGTCACCGTGCTCGGCATCCTCGCCATCGGCATGACGGCGGTGATCGTGATCGGCGGCATCGACCTGTCGGTCGGGTCGGTCCTGGCGCTGTCGATGATGGTGATGGGCTGGCTGGCGCGCGACATGGAGCTGCCGATGGCGCTGGCCATCCTGCTCGGCATCGGCGCCGGCGCGCTGTGCGGCCTGGCCTCCGGCCTCCTGATCACCCTGGCGCGGCTGCCGGCCTTCATCGCCACGCTGACGATGATGTCGGTGGCCCGCGGCCTGGCCAACATCCTGACCGACGGCACCCAGATCGTCGGCTATCCGGACTGGTTCACCGCGCTGGCCACCGTGCGCAATTTCGGCTTCCTGTCGCTGACCGTGGCGCTGTTCCTGGTGCTGGTGGCGGTCAGCTGGCTGTACCTGACCTTCCGGCCCAGCGGCCGCAATCTCTACGCCATCGGCGGCAGCCGCGAGGTGGCCCGGCTGGCCGGCATCCATGTCGGCCGGGTGACGATCGCGGTCTACGCCGCGGCCGGGGCGCTGGCCGGCGTCGCCGGCATGGCGCTGGCCTCGCGCCTCGATTCCTCGCAGCCCAGCGCCGGGCTCGGCTACGAGCTCGACACCATCGCCGCGGTCGTGATCGGCGGCGCCAGCCTGTCGGGCGGCGTCGGCAGCATCGGCGGCACGGTCGTCGGCGTCCTGATCATCGGCGTGCTGCGCAACGGGCTGAACCTGCTCGGCGTCTCGCCCTTCGTGCAGCAGGTGGTGATCGGCCTCGTGATCGCCGCCGCCGTCACCTTCGACACCCTCGGCCGGCGCAACCGCTGA
- a CDS encoding sugar-binding transcriptional regulator, with translation MSRVNELRLITRVAQMYYVDRLKQSDISQRLHISQATISRLLKRAEEESIVRITINAPRGTYVDLETGLRERFGLTEAIVAECGEDREESILAGIGDAAAHFLETTLDQGEVIGISSWSASLLRMVDAVNPLKRVAAERVVQMLGGMGNPAVQGHATHLTTRLAQLTGSQPQLLPAPGVAGSASAKRALLADPYVRATMEQWRRITLALVGIGAVEPSKMLANSGNVFTGEELEAVARSGGVGDICLRFFGAYGAPVQTSLDERVISMSLDEIGTIPRIVGVAGGDRKVAAIRGALLGRHINILITDRFTAEKLLAQSDGDFAR, from the coding sequence ATGAGCCGCGTCAACGAACTTCGTCTGATCACCCGGGTGGCGCAGATGTACTATGTCGACCGGCTGAAGCAGTCCGACATCTCGCAGCGGCTGCACATCTCGCAGGCCACGATCTCGCGCCTGCTGAAGCGGGCCGAAGAGGAATCGATCGTCCGCATCACCATCAACGCGCCGCGCGGCACCTATGTCGACCTGGAGACGGGGCTGCGCGAACGCTTCGGACTGACCGAGGCGATCGTCGCCGAATGCGGCGAGGACCGCGAGGAATCGATCCTGGCCGGCATCGGCGACGCCGCCGCGCATTTCCTGGAGACGACGCTGGACCAGGGCGAGGTGATCGGCATCTCGTCCTGGAGCGCATCGCTGCTGCGCATGGTCGACGCCGTCAACCCGCTGAAGCGGGTGGCGGCCGAGCGGGTGGTGCAGATGCTGGGCGGCATGGGCAACCCCGCGGTGCAGGGCCACGCCACCCACCTGACCACGCGCCTGGCCCAGTTGACAGGGTCGCAGCCGCAGCTCCTTCCCGCCCCCGGCGTCGCCGGCTCGGCCTCGGCGAAACGGGCCCTCCTGGCCGACCCCTATGTCCGGGCGACGATGGAGCAGTGGCGGCGCATCACCCTGGCGCTGGTCGGCATCGGCGCGGTCGAGCCGTCGAAGATGCTGGCCAACAGCGGCAACGTCTTCACCGGCGAGGAGCTGGAAGCGGTGGCCAGGAGCGGCGGCGTCGGCGATATCTGCCTGCGCTTCTTCGGCGCTTATGGCGCCCCGGTCCAGACGTCGCTGGACGAGCGGGTGATCTCGATGTCGCTGGACGAGATCGGCACCATCCCGCGTATCGTCGGCGTCGCCGGCGGCGACCGCAAGGTGGCGGCGATCCGCGGCGCCCTGCTGGGCCGCCACATCAACATCCTGATCACCGACCGCTTCACGGCGGAGAAGCTGCTGGCCCAGTCCGACGGCGACTTCGCCCGCTGA